Proteins encoded together in one Microbacterium sp. ABRD28 window:
- a CDS encoding glycosyl transferase gives MRFVWAVAAFVLAALMIGAGIAQRTVFQGPDTETAAVTVEEDTPYVLVEGDVLNSRPGAQTLRAQSEGTIFAAYGRTADLEAWLSDTAYTRVTVGEEGALEAEQITPSLAVSEEPGEGSTPAPEESATAEGNEAETPAAAAATGDEAGADDVRSPVGSDLWLDEFQQEDVLIAPLQLPEDMSVLVAADGVEPAPADITVSWPIANATPWAGPLIVAGGLMMAVGVFLYILAIRHLRRSRGPRRKGLPVPVTEPIDLAVEGKRKGVISATGRRALTGGRRRLIVVPAVAVSALLFAGCSSEAWPQFAPSPTPSPSASVIVPEGQQAPAVTEAQADRIWTRVAETVAAADEAADEALAATRLDGAVLAARSTNYALRAAISDYPAPAALPAEPLTLVLPQAYDEWPRSIVGVVDDADSNTSSIMMLTQQDQWSPYRLTYLASLEAATELPVVAPAYIGAIQPAPDSPFLLLPPAQLAEAYADILNSGEESEYFDLFDVASDQFRVSVAGDRQKRLDEFNQTGASTGELTFQAAPGAYEPLALATLESGAIVAVNIDEIDTVKPTNPDAVIKLENNPTVRTLSGAEQSSTGFTTTYTDQLFFYVPGQGSTEKIRLLGYASDILNAKVIP, from the coding sequence GTGCGTTTCGTGTGGGCTGTCGCGGCCTTCGTTCTGGCCGCGCTGATGATCGGCGCGGGCATCGCCCAGCGCACGGTCTTCCAGGGGCCGGACACCGAGACCGCTGCCGTCACCGTCGAGGAGGACACGCCGTACGTCCTGGTCGAGGGCGACGTGCTCAACAGTCGCCCGGGAGCGCAGACTCTCCGCGCCCAGAGTGAGGGAACCATCTTCGCGGCATACGGTCGCACAGCCGACCTTGAGGCCTGGCTCTCTGATACGGCGTACACCCGGGTGACCGTCGGCGAGGAGGGGGCGCTCGAGGCGGAGCAGATCACCCCGAGTCTGGCCGTGTCGGAGGAGCCCGGAGAGGGCTCGACGCCGGCGCCCGAGGAGTCCGCCACCGCGGAGGGGAACGAGGCCGAGACGCCCGCGGCCGCCGCCGCCACCGGCGACGAGGCGGGCGCAGACGATGTCCGCAGCCCGGTGGGCTCGGATCTCTGGCTGGACGAGTTCCAGCAGGAGGATGTGCTCATCGCCCCGCTTCAGCTGCCGGAGGACATGAGCGTGCTCGTCGCCGCGGACGGCGTCGAGCCGGCACCGGCCGACATCACGGTGTCGTGGCCGATCGCCAACGCGACTCCGTGGGCGGGGCCGCTCATCGTCGCCGGCGGTCTCATGATGGCCGTGGGGGTGTTCCTGTACATCCTCGCGATCCGCCACCTGCGACGCTCGCGCGGCCCCCGCCGCAAGGGCCTTCCCGTCCCGGTCACGGAGCCGATCGACCTTGCCGTCGAAGGCAAGCGCAAGGGCGTGATCAGCGCGACCGGTCGACGCGCACTCACCGGGGGGCGCCGCCGCCTCATCGTCGTCCCGGCCGTCGCCGTGTCCGCCCTCCTGTTCGCCGGATGCTCGTCCGAGGCGTGGCCCCAGTTCGCCCCTTCGCCGACGCCCTCACCGTCCGCCTCGGTCATCGTTCCCGAGGGTCAGCAGGCGCCGGCGGTCACGGAAGCCCAGGCGGATCGCATCTGGACGCGGGTGGCCGAGACCGTCGCAGCCGCCGACGAGGCGGCGGACGAGGCTCTGGCCGCCACGCGGCTCGACGGGGCCGTGCTCGCGGCGCGTTCGACCAACTACGCGCTGCGTGCGGCGATCAGCGACTATCCCGCTCCCGCCGCACTGCCGGCCGAGCCGCTGACTCTGGTGTTGCCCCAGGCGTACGACGAGTGGCCGCGTTCGATCGTGGGTGTCGTCGATGACGCCGACTCCAACACCTCGAGCATCATGATGCTCACGCAGCAGGACCAGTGGTCGCCGTACAGGCTGACTTATCTGGCGAGCCTCGAGGCGGCCACCGAGCTTCCGGTCGTGGCGCCGGCGTACATCGGCGCCATTCAGCCGGCGCCGGATTCTCCGTTCCTCCTCCTGCCCCCCGCGCAGCTCGCCGAGGCCTACGCCGACATCTTGAACAGCGGGGAGGAGAGCGAGTACTTCGATCTCTTCGACGTCGCGAGCGACCAGTTCCGCGTGAGCGTGGCCGGAGACCGCCAGAAGCGCCTGGACGAGTTCAACCAGACCGGTGCTTCCACGGGGGAGCTGACCTTCCAGGCCGCACCCGGCGCGTACGAGCCGCTGGCTCTCGCGACGCTGGAAAGCGGTGCGATCGTCGCGGTGAACATCGATGAGATCGACACCGTCAAGCCCACCAACCCCGACGCGGTGATCAAGCTCGAGAACAACCCCACGGTTCGTACGCTCTCGGGTGCCGAACAGTCCTCGACGGGCTTCACCACGACCTACACCGACCAGCTCTTCTTCTACGTGCCCGGCCAGGGGTCGACGGAGAAGATCCGTCTGCTCGGGTACGCATCCGACATCCTCAACGCGAAGGTGATTC
- a CDS encoding AI-2E family transporter, which translates to MKIHNPFRVALVATLGVGLGLLLIASIQTLSTILLYVGTALFLSLGLDPIISWLERRGLPRWAAVLITILGVLGIFAGIVLMVVPIIVAQVAQLIAAIQDLFSTMTWEEFIGGVLTWAQDTFPGIRVDEVWSYIEDWYTSLDLGSIGSTIGEGVLGAVGAVIAGFGGAFIVLILTIYFTASTPNLKKAVYQLVPASKRPRFIDLAEQITASVGFYVIGQLSLGVTNGILSFIFLSIIQAPFPAVLAVIAFFFSLIPLVGTLTGSAIIVLTCLIPGLGSPTTALVAAIYYLIYMQIEAYIISPRIMNRAVSIPGAVVVIAALAGGSLLGLLGALVAIPVAASILIIYRQVIIPRQNEL; encoded by the coding sequence ATGAAGATCCACAATCCGTTCCGCGTGGCGCTCGTCGCCACTCTCGGGGTGGGTCTGGGACTCCTGCTCATCGCGAGCATTCAGACTCTCTCCACGATCCTGCTCTACGTCGGTACGGCACTGTTCCTGTCGTTGGGGCTCGATCCGATCATCTCCTGGCTGGAGCGACGAGGGCTCCCCCGCTGGGCGGCCGTGCTCATCACCATCCTCGGCGTGCTCGGCATCTTCGCCGGCATCGTGTTGATGGTGGTGCCGATCATCGTGGCGCAGGTCGCGCAGTTGATCGCCGCGATCCAGGATCTCTTCTCGACCATGACGTGGGAGGAGTTCATCGGCGGTGTCCTCACCTGGGCTCAAGACACCTTTCCCGGCATCCGGGTGGACGAGGTGTGGAGCTACATCGAGGACTGGTACACCTCGCTGGACCTCGGGTCCATCGGCAGCACGATCGGTGAGGGCGTCCTCGGAGCCGTGGGGGCGGTGATCGCCGGGTTCGGCGGCGCGTTCATCGTCCTCATCCTGACGATCTACTTCACCGCCTCCACTCCGAACCTCAAGAAGGCCGTCTACCAGCTGGTGCCGGCTTCGAAGCGGCCCCGCTTCATCGACCTCGCCGAGCAGATCACGGCATCGGTGGGCTTCTACGTCATCGGTCAGCTGAGCCTGGGTGTGACAAACGGCATCCTGAGTTTCATCTTCCTCTCGATCATCCAGGCGCCCTTCCCCGCTGTCCTCGCGGTCATCGCCTTCTTCTTCTCGCTGATCCCGCTCGTGGGCACCCTGACCGGATCGGCCATCATCGTGCTCACGTGTCTGATCCCCGGGCTCGGCTCCCCGACGACGGCGCTCGTCGCCGCGATCTACTACCTCATCTACATGCAGATCGAGGCGTACATCATCTCCCCCCGCATCATGAACCGTGCGGTGTCGATCCCGGGGGCCGTCGTGGTCATCGCCGCCCTCGCCGGAGGGTCCCTGCTGGGACTGCTGGGTGCTCTCGTCGCGATCCCCGTCGCGGCCAGCATCCTCATCATCTATCGACAGGTGATCATTCCCCGACAGAACGAGCTGTGA
- a CDS encoding alpha/beta fold hydrolase: MEIRGPVLLPAGREDIELHTVDGLTLVGELAVPKDAAPVATLVTLHPLPTAGGFMDSHILRKAASRLPALADLAVLRFNTRGTTSARGTSEGSFDGGRNEAFDVAAAMDFVRERGLPRPWLVGWSFGTELALKYGRDHDVEGIILLSPPLHRATEEDLAGWAGDLRPVIALIPEFDDYLRPDAAQERFAAIPHATLIPVEGGKHLWVGENQTRRVLTEIVAVVNPDALPLPVEWDGPLADPA, translated from the coding sequence ATGGAGATCCGCGGCCCCGTTCTGCTCCCGGCCGGCCGGGAGGACATCGAGCTTCATACCGTCGACGGCCTGACCCTGGTGGGCGAGCTCGCGGTTCCGAAGGACGCGGCGCCGGTGGCCACGCTCGTGACGCTTCATCCGCTCCCGACCGCGGGTGGGTTCATGGATTCCCATATCCTGCGAAAAGCCGCCAGCCGCCTACCCGCGCTGGCCGACCTCGCGGTGCTGAGGTTCAACACCCGGGGGACCACCTCGGCTCGCGGCACGAGCGAGGGGAGCTTCGACGGCGGCCGCAACGAGGCTTTCGACGTCGCCGCGGCGATGGACTTCGTCCGGGAGCGCGGTCTGCCCCGGCCCTGGCTGGTGGGATGGTCGTTCGGCACCGAGCTGGCGCTGAAGTACGGACGCGACCACGACGTCGAGGGCATCATCCTCCTCTCGCCCCCCTTGCACCGTGCGACCGAGGAAGACCTCGCCGGATGGGCTGGGGACCTTCGGCCGGTCATCGCACTCATCCCCGAGTTCGATGACTATCTGCGTCCGGATGCCGCGCAGGAGCGGTTCGCCGCCATTCCGCACGCGACGCTCATCCCCGTCGAGGGGGGAAAGCACCTTTGGGTCGGTGAGAATCAGACGCGCCGCGTCCTGACCGAGATCGTCGCCGTGGTCAACCCCGACGCCCTGCCGCTGCCCGTGGAATGGGACGGTCCTCTGGCAGACCCCGCGTAA
- a CDS encoding lytic transglycosylase domain-containing protein, whose protein sequence is MTRRATARRAAPRPAARWSRRRSTSATFAAFAAVAFAAAWIGPTGAALSSANAEEVPPISLYASTLGDVQAVTVGTETATDAESPSLDRSGYTVYVTPTPTPTPTPTPTTTRSAASSSSSGSGGWVPPFVTPDPGSAQAIAYDMVIARGWGDDQFSCLVALWNKESGWRVNAYNASSGAYGIPQSLPGNKMASAGADWETNPATQITWGLGYIAGRYGTPCGAWDHSTRTGWY, encoded by the coding sequence ATCACCCGGCGCGCGACGGCACGACGAGCCGCGCCGCGTCCGGCTGCTCGCTGGTCTCGGCGGCGGAGCACCTCGGCGACATTCGCAGCCTTCGCCGCGGTTGCCTTCGCGGCGGCCTGGATCGGTCCCACCGGGGCGGCGTTGTCCAGCGCGAACGCCGAGGAGGTGCCGCCGATCTCGCTGTACGCCAGCACGCTCGGCGACGTGCAGGCGGTGACCGTGGGAACCGAGACCGCCACCGACGCCGAGTCGCCGTCGCTGGATCGCAGCGGCTATACCGTCTACGTCACTCCGACACCCACCCCGACGCCCACACCGACACCCACGACGACGCGGTCGGCCGCGTCGTCGTCCTCCTCGGGGTCGGGAGGCTGGGTGCCGCCCTTCGTCACACCCGATCCCGGAAGCGCCCAAGCGATCGCCTACGACATGGTGATAGCGCGCGGATGGGGCGACGACCAGTTCAGCTGCCTGGTGGCCCTGTGGAACAAGGAATCGGGATGGCGCGTGAACGCGTACAACGCGTCCAGCGGTGCGTACGGCATTCCCCAGTCCCTCCCGGGCAACAAGATGGCCTCGGCCGGCGCCGACTGGGAGACCAACCCCGCCACGCAGATCACCTGGGGCCTGGGCTACATCGCCGGGCGGTACGGCACGCCGTGCGGGGCCTGGGACCACTCGACCCGCACCGGGTGGTACTGA
- a CDS encoding DivIVA domain-containing protein: MTDLRPSDTGAAGRTHARAAFPITRGREKGYDRGAVDDFLLRARESFEGRTADPVTSWDVRHAAFALVRGGYVIDAVDSALGRIEDAFAAREREAEVARLGAAGWVGRTRDLAQEVLDRLSRPAGRRFDRVGVLGFGYRVDEVDLVADRICRYLESGQTVTVEQVRAVAFRMQRGGYREQQVDAVLDAVVEVMLAVS; encoded by the coding sequence ATGACCGACCTTCGACCATCAGACACCGGCGCCGCGGGCCGGACGCACGCCCGGGCGGCGTTCCCGATCACCCGTGGCCGCGAGAAGGGCTACGACCGCGGCGCGGTCGACGACTTCCTCCTTCGCGCCCGTGAGTCCTTCGAAGGGCGGACGGCCGATCCCGTCACTTCGTGGGACGTCCGCCACGCCGCGTTCGCTCTGGTGCGGGGCGGTTACGTCATCGACGCCGTCGATTCGGCCCTCGGTCGGATCGAGGATGCCTTCGCCGCGCGAGAGCGCGAAGCCGAGGTGGCTCGACTCGGCGCCGCCGGATGGGTGGGGCGCACCCGCGACCTCGCACAAGAGGTCCTGGACCGGCTGTCGCGCCCGGCGGGCCGGCGCTTCGACCGTGTCGGTGTGCTCGGCTTCGGCTACCGGGTCGATGAAGTGGACCTGGTGGCCGACCGCATCTGCCGTTACCTGGAGTCCGGCCAGACGGTGACGGTCGAGCAGGTCCGCGCGGTCGCCTTCCGCATGCAGCGCGGCGGATACCGTGAGCAGCAGGTCGACGCGGTGCTCGACGCCGTCGTCGAGGTCATGCTCGCAGTGTCGTGA
- a CDS encoding phosphatidate cytidylyltransferase, whose amino-acid sequence MTDTAGGERGSDAPAVPATRREAAAARRAPVAGEPGFQTHVRAARSELETQLAHARAEFEEANARITQRTGRNLILAILIGLAIGVVVLASLIFFKQLFVLFALAASTLGTFEFSRALRASGRRVDIVAQLIAGTLLVLAGFFLQPWLHWIGAFAAVSLVVVWRLVAQLFADDGRPHALVLGDVLIAGLVQLYVPFFASLCVALLAQDGGQWWVLAFIIVAVVSDTGAYVSGLTLGRGGRHPMAPRISPKKTWEGFAGAAVAAVIAGLLLAPLMLGLPVWTGVIIGLVILGTATAGDLGESMIKRDLGIKDMSSWLPGHGGVLDRLDSILPSTTAALALYYLLSPLGVA is encoded by the coding sequence ATGACAGACACCGCGGGTGGAGAGCGGGGCAGCGACGCCCCTGCGGTTCCCGCGACCCGTCGGGAGGCCGCTGCGGCCCGACGGGCGCCCGTCGCCGGAGAACCCGGATTCCAGACGCATGTGCGCGCTGCCCGAAGCGAACTGGAGACGCAACTCGCGCATGCGCGAGCAGAGTTCGAGGAGGCCAACGCCAGGATCACGCAGCGCACCGGGCGAAACCTCATCCTGGCGATCCTCATCGGCCTGGCGATCGGCGTCGTGGTCCTGGCATCCCTGATCTTCTTCAAGCAGCTGTTCGTGCTGTTCGCGCTGGCTGCCAGCACCCTCGGCACGTTCGAATTCAGCCGCGCCCTGCGCGCGTCAGGTCGCCGAGTCGACATCGTCGCGCAGCTCATCGCGGGAACACTTCTGGTTCTCGCCGGCTTCTTCCTGCAGCCCTGGTTGCACTGGATCGGCGCGTTCGCCGCGGTCTCCCTCGTGGTGGTGTGGCGACTGGTCGCGCAGCTTTTCGCCGACGACGGCCGACCGCATGCACTCGTGCTCGGTGACGTCCTGATCGCCGGCCTCGTCCAGCTCTACGTCCCCTTCTTCGCCAGTCTCTGCGTCGCCCTCCTCGCCCAGGACGGCGGCCAATGGTGGGTTCTCGCCTTCATCATCGTGGCGGTGGTCTCCGACACCGGCGCCTACGTGTCGGGACTCACCCTCGGACGGGGTGGCCGTCACCCGATGGCGCCGCGCATCAGTCCGAAGAAGACGTGGGAGGGATTCGCAGGGGCCGCGGTGGCCGCGGTCATCGCGGGACTCCTGCTGGCGCCGTTGATGCTCGGTCTGCCGGTCTGGACGGGCGTCATCATCGGACTGGTGATCCTCGGCACGGCCACGGCCGGCGATCTCGGCGAATCGATGATCAAGCGCGATCTCGGGATCAAGGACATGAGCTCCTGGCTCCCGGGCCACGGAGGAGTCCTCGACCGTCTGGACTCCATCCTGCCCTCCACGACCGCAGCGCTTGCTCTGTACTACCTGCTCTCGCCCCTCGGAGTCGCATGA